The following is a genomic window from Daphnia magna isolate NIES linkage group LG4, ASM2063170v1.1, whole genome shotgun sequence.
AACCAGAACTGATCTTGCGTTAAGCTAAAAGTTACAAGAAAGTGTTCAAGTACTTTTACACTTATTTGAGAAAAAGGATTTGGTAACAAATGGCTGCATGTAATACGAAGCAATAATGGAAGATCTGAATTATGGCAGCGACGAAAAAATACGGCATCACATTGCAAGAATCTACGACTGGCGGATTTACGGCTTACTAAGCTGCACTGAATAAAATACAGAAAAAGAGCTAGCAAAAGAGATATAGAAATAGCAGTGGTTCTTAaccaaatacaaaaaaaaaaatatatctctCTTTGTTCGGAAACAAGATAGATTTGtataatataattttttttttatcgataaGAAAACTAGAATCTTCTGTAAATCTACcatgataaaaataaaataccgcCAGAACGGTAGCACCAAGAGTGTTGTCCATAAGGTGCCCGTCACAGACTTTCTTATCATCTTCCCAAACAACTATTTCAAAAGCTTCCATAAAATATGGTATGAAAAGACTCACCAGAGAAGACGAATATTTTCCAGCGACTTCAAACGAAAGCTTCAAAAGTTGGGCCATGTTTTAAAATGGAATGTCAGTAAAAATTGTGTTGTTTGACTGCGTTTATGCGCCGATGGTGATTGACGAAGGGCTTACGGTGCTATTCGTAATTGTAAGCCATGGTACGCACCAGAATTCCCAGTGAACTGAACTCCATAATTGAACAAATAGAATCCTTGTAACCTTTCTAGCATGGCTGCACTATCAAATGATGAAAACGTGACCGTGCGTACCAGCCTGCCAATGAAAGGAGAGAAACTAAGGAATAATAACAGGACAGCTTCGTGAAAACGACGCTTGGCGTTGGAATAGGACTAAAAATGTGACGGGATTCCTACCTATTTTTCGCCAAGAGGCCCGTAGATAAATTAGGCAAGAATCAACTGGATTTATCTCGTTAAAAACTTGCAAAGTTTTGTCAGCTTTATGTTAACTAATCAAGTAGCCATACTAATCTTCAGACGTCTTGCTGTTAGataagaatttcattttttggtacGTATTACTTAATGTATATAGGGTAGGGAATCGTGGGCTGAAATGCGGCTAGCGCTCCAAGCGGTTAGCTCGCAATCCACAAACATTTCCTATCACGAAACACAATTcgacaatttaaaaaataaagagataaaaaatatagaaaattaaattgGTTGACTCATACAACATACAATTGTATCTTTGATTCGTTTTCGTCGGACGCTTTCTCAGTTATTGCTCTAAATTTGGCTTTGCATCTGCAATTGGTGAGATCCGCGCTCATTTGGGCCCATCGAGTTCTTGGAGCGAAAGAAGTTCCTCTTCAATGGCCTTCTCTGCATGGTTTGTGATCGTATTACGATTCGATAAAGTGTCCCTTGGTAACAAATAAACAGATGAATTTAGGAGCTTTTAACGTGTAAAGTGATGCAATTCCTCACAGACGCTTGACTCTATGTGACTTGAGTTGGTTGAAAATTTAACAGCTAAATGATGACTATTGGTTTGTGATCAGGATGAAGAAGCATGAAGATTCAAATATCATAGCAAGCGTTTAACtcttttatccttttttcttcgatCACACAACACAACCCCTGTGGTATTCAGAAGACTTGCGTAAGATTTGTCCTTTTGCTCAACGTTGCGCCTAAGATTTCTCATGAGCTTTTACGTTGATATTAATAGGCCAAATTCTTTACAAGTTTTTGTTGGGTTTTCCGGTTCCCTCTCTACCATAGTTGTCGCATCCAAAGTAttaaagaaaaccaaaaatagaACGAGTCTAAAATTTACAACTTATTTACTTGGTTTACAAGTATCTTGATTTCTGGCTTCAATGTTCTGCTTTCCAAAGAATTGGCGATCTTTCTGCTCTTGGCGATCTTGATAGCTAAATGCGcaagatatttttcttttaactcaGTCTGCCAAACCTCCATTTTGGCGACTGAAGCTACTGCTTCCGAAATTTAACTGCGATCTTCAGCTGAAGTTGAAAAAAACTGGAGACAGATACCTGTTCCAGCTGTAAAAGTTAATGCTGTTCTTTGAACTGATATTTTCTCCGGCCCGACAGATAAGCTGCTGCTGAACCcgcttaagaaaaaaaaaaatactagcCTACTTGTACAGTAGAATTTGGTCcttttcaaaaataagatAATGTATATCCTTTAAATAGTCAAGAAAATGACTGACATTAACATCTCAAAAGAAAGGGAATATGTTATAGCAAATTATTTGTCTTTACCATCAAACTATCTTGGGTGTTAATTTGAATTAACTTGATTTGATTAATCTGTTGGGCTACATTGCACTGCATCACTTGACCTTATATTTGGTCATTACGTGGCTCTGCTATTATCTCTGCGCTTTTCGCTCCTGATTTTTTCAGATCCCTTGCCTTGATTGTAGAATAAGCTTTTCCTGATTCCAGACGCTAAAGTTATATTCAGCTAATTGTatcaaaatattatttttctaatACCTAATACCACCAATGCACTTTTCTCATTGCAAACAGCACCTTTCATTGCAAATTGTAAAAGTGTTGGCACATCAACAGTAGTTTTCCAgggttttttttccaaatacgTGAAGGaggatttttcaaaatgatcacCACATATTTTCATGCTGGAATATTTTATGGTGGAAAAATTCGTGGAATTTCAACAGTTTTCTTCAATATTCTTGTTTCCTTTTACAGCCTATTTTTAGCTTTTGTTTATAGGGACTCATGGAAGGACGCAATGTTTCTTGGAAACGTTTTTGCAAGTTTGTAGGAACTAGGAAGCAGCGAGAGCCCATTTTCATATTTCGAAGTACTTTACAAGGTAAGGAGTTGAGATCACCAAGTCCCAGACGGCGCAGCGAATTAGATTATATATTATTACTCCTCTAGGAATCTAGAACTTTTATATAATTTCTTCCACTCTGTTCATCGGAATTCAGAAATTCAGAAACTGCTTAGTCCTATTTTGATGACATATTTGGTTGGCCGTTTGGAGCGCTGGCCGTCTATATTTGAACAAAGAAATTGCGCGGTTTAGGGGCGTGAGCTAAGGAATTTGCAAATTCGCATGCGGCCATTTTTGTGCAATCTGAACAGCAGCTACCGAACCACTGAAAATGCTACTATTTTGGCTCTGGAACAGCCGGGCAATTTTTTCGACAATTTAATGACGCGAGTTCTAATTCTATAAATAAAACCCGTTATAACAACTTCTAATGACGATAGTATATTTACTGAATTTCTCGACTAACATAAGATACTTTAATTGTCGCTACGCAGACACTGATCATATAGAGTACAGACAAATTTAAGAAACGAATGAATGAATACTTATTAGCGGACGAAAATCGGAATTCCGGCGGAATCGtgattaatttttctttaagcAAGCCGCGGCCAAAATATAATTGTGAAAAGATATGAAGGATACTTTTTCTCGGTGGAAATTTATACAACATTGGTCAGTCGGAAATTTTGTTTGCATTCTCGGGTTATGTAATCATACCACGTGTGAGAAGAATGCCACAAGAAGAGAAATGTAATGCAGAGgacaaaatttttctttccatatTTACTCGTCCTTGTCAACTATGTCAACATCGACTGAAGCAGGATTTTTGACGGCACATCGTCGACAAATATAGTCTTCATTTGCCTTTACGTCCCTTGCTTGTAATCCAACGCATCTAGTCAAACACATTTTCACTTAATAAAACATTTCTCGGCGAAgttcaaaaaggaaaatatagAAATACCTAAGGTGGAACCACATTTCACAGCCTCCATCACATTGCACCCAGATGACTTCTTTGCCTGTAGGCTGTGCCCGCCAAGAAAATTAACATCAAACACTTCGTCATTGAACCATGAGTTATTCAATAAATACCTTCAAACATTGATCAGCAGCGCAGTCCTCCTCATTTTCACTCTCATTTGTCGATTGCCTTTTCTTACCATCAGTTTTCTTCATCATTCTGGGTTTCTTGTTCACTTTCATCGGTTTCGCGTTCTTATTACCTTTGGGGCcctataattaaaaaaaaacaaccataATATTCTCCATCAACTTGAAAAGAATCAGTCACTTACTTTAGACTGTTGTTTATCCCCTGTTGAATCCAATCTCCTTTTCTTGCCTTGCATCTTCCTTTTAGAAAAGGAATCCCCATTGGGGTCACAATCCTGTTCATCGTCTTTGGAGTACAGAAGTGCCATGACAGGAGGTTCCGAGGGAGCCTTAATCGCctaatttaaagaaaaacaaaacattgcGTCACTAACTAaaaccaaatgaaaaaaaaaataataataatactacCTGAAGAATACGTCCTATATGGATAGTTTCATCGAGAGAGACTTCAAGTGAATCACCCTCGAGAATGAGATCTTCAAGCTTAGCAACAGTTTGAGAAGAGAGCGAAAGGAGAGGAACATTCTGTGCACAGCTTGCTGACATGTTTGATGGTGAGGTCCACACGGAAGAATTAAGCTGCCGAGGAACTAAAGGTGATTTACGCACATTCTTCTTGTTGGAAGTCGTGCAGCCAGAACCATCTAAtaacgaacaaaaaaagaaaaacgtgtaAGTAAAATGAAGTTGTACTATCAACCGCCACATCCTAACCTCTGGAAAAGGATGAGTAGGCGTGCTCGGAATTGCTTAGTGCTGGAGGTTGTTCCACAACCTCGGGAATACTGTCTCGGGCCGTATATTCGCTATCTTGAGACTCTTCGCTGCCACTGAATAAATCTCGATGCTCACTTGTCGGCAATTTGGAAAGATCATTCTGGCTAGTTTTGTTGTCCGCCTTCTTTCGAGCAGCAGCGTCGGTAGCACGTTGCAATGTGGCCGATAACTGAGACAGGCAAGTCGTTAATTCTTCAGTAGAGAGCAGCTGACGAGCTCGATCCTGTGAAATAGAATGGaaatgatttttcaatttcgtTATCTTAAAAAGGTAACGTTTTAGTCCATACCTGCCAATTCATGGCTCTTTCTGTGAGGCACTGAAGGGCTTCACCTTCAGGTAACCTGACTGGTAGTTTTTGTAAGGACACCAATAATGAGAGAATAGTTTCAAGACGAGGTCGCCTCGACCGGCAACAGTAACCACAGAGATAGCGTCCGTCTTTCATTCCGCTAATCAAATTGCCTTCGCCATTTGCCTTGTTCTTTGCTCCTGGGCCTTGCTGTTTAGCTCCTCTCAGACACGAAAGATGGAACCATTCCTTACAGAGAGCGCATTCGATCATGCCCCCCTGGGCTTTGCCCTGGCAAACACAGTAGTGAGCCAGACCTTGATCATCATGCACTTTTTTCTACATTCCAggcaaaaatttaaaagagtTAGTTTACGGCTGATGCTGGATGAGAAATGTTCAGAAATCACCTGAATGTTTTGAACTCGTATACGTTTGAAACTAGTCAATTCACTGCTCTCACTCTCTTTAAACGCCTCGACAATTAGACGAggatcttcttttttctctgctTCAACAGCTATGACATGAGTGACGTTAACTGGATTAAAAGGATCTTCTTTGGGTCGACGACGACGGAAACGTGTTACAACtataaattcaaaaacaatttaGAGATATCCAAGACTACACTGGTTTTGACCACAAAACCATACCCAATACGTCGAGCTTCGGTGAAAGGACTTCTATCAGCGAGTAGTATGAATTTTTTCGTAAGAAAGTTTTAGCAGTTCTTTCCCGCCAAGCATGAGCTGCAGCAATTTGATTTTCGAGTTCGTCAAGCGAATCCAGCTTAACGGCAATCGTCTTGGCTTTAGACATTAAACTCTCGAGAGCTTCCAGATATGGACTATACTCCAGCTTCTGTAAAATCTCCAGACGAGTCATCCAGTCCCGTGCTTTCTTGGCAGCTTCCGTCAAGGCAGCGACAGAGGGCAGGTAAGTTGGTAGCAACACAACTTCTTTTATGATCATATCGGCTGAGGACAGAGGAAGTCTTGGCCTGGGagtaaataaaatgtttatgCATACGGCAATTATCTAACAtgaattcaaaatcaatttacTTGGCCTGCAGGAAATTGGACGCCTTATCTTCAATTTTCTCAGACATCTCAAGTAACCCTTGTAGTTTTGCAAGGGATTTTTCCAACACGGGATGAGGAGGAAGGCCCACACCAAGCTCCAACAGTTCACGCAAAGAGTCCAAGGATACCTCTCCTGCTTCCTCTTCTTCGGTAGCATCGCGATCACCAGAAGGAATAACGTCGGGATCCCACATCGGATTTGTTCCAAGCAGGTCTCGGTACTTCCCCATCCACTCGGCCTGCTGAATCCGCTGTTATAATTTccaaataaacaataaataatGGTTTTTGATAGGACAAGAATACTTTTTAAAGGTGAACCCTTACCGTTAAAATCCCATTAGAAAGACAAATAGGtaagaagaaataataataaagagtCGACAGTTCATATTACATATTACATATTACAAGAAGACAAATAATGATTGGAATGGTTTTTAACTTACAAGTTTCAAACGGGCAATTTCAGGGAGATCTATTCCCAAAGTAGCTCCCCTCTCCAGACATTTTTGAAGAACTTCTAGTTCTGGGATGGACTGAGTATCGACGAGAGGCTCAAGAAGTAGTCTAGCTTCCTTTTGAAATTCGgtaacatttttaaaaagttctAGCAAAACAGAAATGTAACGATTAGACCAAATAttcatggaaaaaaattataagaaaaaattcgCGTACCATGTATCGCTTCAGATTCGGGCAGCTTGCACGGaagtttttttagttgttggACAAACAACTGTAACTCTTCTAGAGTGAGACGACATTTTGCCTCTCCTTGGAGGCGAGTACGCGTTCGTACTTTACTGCTCATCAGCTGTTGTGCCACCATAGTGCATTTTTCTGCACTTTCTACTGCTTCTCGAAGTGATAGCACCAATTCTGTACCGGGGAATTTATGTTCTTCCGCTTCCTGCAGGAGGGCTTTTAGAGCCGCTAATTCTGAATTACGAAATAAGACAAAAACTTActgataagaaaaaaaaagcaaataacataaaacatttttttccaaactCTACCAATTCGATCATCTCCTTGTCCTTTCAAAGCTTCTCGTAGTTTAGCCGCCCAGCTGTTAAAAGTTTCGACTTTTCCTTGGATTTTCAGGAGTAGACCTTGTAACTCCTCCATCGTATACCGGTAGCGGAGGGTATGCTTCTCAGGCGGGCATTCACACAGAAGCTTTATATGTCTAAGACAAACGAGTTTGTCCTCCACGCAGCTACATGTCAGAGCCGACAAAAAGCATGTTGTTTTACAATGATCGCATTGACGCTCGTCGTCTGGCAATAGCTCGAAAGCTTCCCTCTCCGAATCCTAAAAACAATTCTCGTTTAGAGTTGGGAAGAATGTAAAATAAATTGAATGTTATACTTTGACACCCCAGGCCAGAAGGTTTTTACGTAATTCTTGCTCACTCTCGACCATTTTCAACATATCCTTATAGGCAACGGTGGCGATTTCGAGATTTAGTTCCGATGCTGAAGACGCGATTTTGCACACCAATTCATCGTGAGAAAACACACAAAAGCGATGGAGTTGTGAATAGTTTTCGACGCAATCTCGTCCCTTGTCCAACCAATCGGATGGTGTAAAGTTAACGGCCTCGGCGAAATTGTATCCCTGATTGAATCCGGCGTGATAGGCACGGGGAAATGTAATAACAAACTCGCCCGCTGCCTGGTCAGTACGGTATATAGGGACACCAGCGTCCATTAATATATTGGGATTCATAATTGTGACCAACTGATGAAGAAGATCAGGTTGACCTATAATTCAAAGATAATTaaataaacacaaaatcaaagagcttcaaacaaatcaaacatACTTTTGAATAGTTCAGGAGCTGCACTGCTCATGGCTTCTTCGAATCTCACTGCTCCATCTCCAGGAACTCCGTACCAAGTTTTATGCTCACCCCAATGCAAATAATTAATCGAGTAACTCCAGTGATCTTCGTTGTGCCAGCAAAATGCAGAAAAACACATTCCTAATTTTCAAAACCAAGAATCACTGAAATGAAGTGCACAGGAAAGCCACAGATCGCTTTGTTTGTACGTACCAACATACATCCAAGGAACTTTCATTCCAGAGATATCAGCATTAATGTAGCACAGTACTGAACCCTCTACATTTGGTAAATTGTTAAGATTCCAACCAGAAGTGGCATATTCTTCATCGCCAGATAGAAGATGCCGTGAATTGAGGGTTGGAAAGCCTGTCATACAATATGTGACATTATTTAAACGGTACAGCATGTAAAATGGCGGCTGTGATAATCAGACCTGATCCATGGTCCATGGAGTGCAAGTCAGCCCCGTACTCGACAACAACATCCTCATCAATTGAGGAAACGATTCtccaaaattctttttccacTGCTGACGTCGGAACCAAGTGGCCTGGCATGTTGAAGTAGTCAGCTTTGAATTGATCAGCCATTTCACCGAACGTCTGAAGTGTGTATTCTTTGGTAGCCTACAAGTGAAAAGAAACGGTTACGTATTACTTTTAAATTCTTCAATAATTGAAAGATTACAAACCTGTTCGAAACCAAATGCTTCCGTTGGTTTACTAACTTCTTCTGCTACGCAACAAGGACATCTCCAATCCCCTTTCGGAATCTCATTCAAGGGGGGATTAAGACAAAAAGTATGGTAACTGTCATCACATCCGTCGCAGAGTAACATGGCTTCTTCGGCATCACCTCGACCACAATTGTGACAAACGTATTTTTCTAGTGGGTCGAACTCGTCGATGTTTTCCACTATgataatatttttgaaaataaaacgtcagaaaatgGATTGTCATTCACTTTGACGTCGTTACTACCTTGTCCACGTGTAACTCGATCGGTCGTTTCAACTCCTTCTTTTTCGGTATGGGTAAAATGGCGATTTCGTCGGGATTTCTTAGCTAcgtttagaaaataaaacaaataagtAATACGGCGATAGGATACCTAAATTGGGATATAGACTTACTAGGAGGAGGAGGTTTGACTGCCATTCTCGAAGGAATGTGATGAGGAACGTAATCTTTATCCTTATGCTCGTCTTCAACCTTAATTTTACTGTTGCCAACATTGACCTTTTTCGTATTCTTTCCGGTTTCAAAAATAACGTACGGATATACGACTCTTTCATAATGTGTGCGCAGAATACCACCAATGCCTTTGTTGTTTGCTGTTTTCAGGCCCATTTTTGTTGCAAGTGTTGTCCACCTCCTTTCCTTTGTTATTAATTCCATCCCACCTAAGATAATCTTTATGAAATATGTAATTGCatatcacacacaaaaaacactACCTTCTTCTTGAACAAGCTTGTGAAGGGTAAACAAATCCAAAGCTTTCTTATCAACAACAGGGATTCTTAGAGAAGAGCCCTGTAATTCCCAGAACCTTGCAATTTTGTccaagaaattcaatttgattCTTGTATGTGCCTagaatacataaaaaattcAGTAAATTGGCTGTGATGGCCATTATTAAGTCTACAAAGAACTACCTCCAGTTCATTAAGCCTTTGAATTCTGGGTGTGAATTTGCAGTTATCAACATCAACAGCAAATGGAGGCTGCCAACCCTGTAAATTAAGACATTGAAAATAATCTACATAACAAACTCCTTTTCACATGAGAAAAAAAGTATATTGGGGAAGGTTAAAACAACACATCAAAGTGCAAAATGGAAGAAGCAACATGGTTGCCTTGGGGAAAGCGGACATAATGAACCTGCTACCACATGCTTTGTCACAGAAACCCTAGATGAGATCTTTGTGAGATTTCTCATGTAACTGTTGGCAAAATTTACCAATCCACTGGCTAAATTTAAATCTGGATTAATGTCACTTACTGGTGGGGGCTTAATTTTGCATATTCCATATTTTTCAGCTTCCGGTCGAATTTTCGCTATATACGCCAAAGCATCCTGAAATTCTTGTACTGATGGATGGTATGTCGGTGCAGCTGGCGGAGGACGGAACTCAAATTCGGCTGACATTTTCTTCACTTTAAACAGCAAAACGCAGTTGTCGAATCTACGAGAGCTTCAAAGATGATCAAACAATGGGCATTTCGTCAATGAAATCGTGCACAAAAAGAAGGTTAGCGTTAACGCTTCCAAACACGTAGACCACGCAACTATAGGAAAGAGAATTGTAGTACTATGATTTGAGCAGTacttcttttcgttttttgtcaCTCTGTCGGAGAGACGCCCGAAGCACTGCATTTTCTCATACATACATTTAAATGTTTGCCAATTTCATattaaataaatgttttatgATACCttcataaataaacaaattcaaCTAAATCACcgtaattttaatattttttacagaaatattAGACGTAGATGATAATTTTAAAacactatttaaaaaaaaaggcattgCTGTTGTTGTCACTTGTCAGTTTGAATTGATGGCTGCCTATGTTTTGAACAAAACCTGTAATATTGTTGATTGAATATTCACTCTGGACAACATTCTTGCGCTGAGTATCCCAGAATGACCGATAAAAATGACGACGAACTCCCAGCAACAAGAGGAGCACTGCAAAAGTACAAAACCATGTTGGAAAAATGCTTGAGAGAATATGAAGGATTGGATAGGGGCCTTGCAGCGTACGAATCTTAATCAAATGacatgtttttaattttaatataaaaatactCCATTGACTTTACCAGTTAATTACAGTTTATTTATTACAGATTGAGATTTCAATTAGAAGAAAGACAACAACTTGAGTCAAAAATTGAATCTTTAGAAGAAAACCTCAGGTTGACTAATGGTGTTTTGGGCAGGACCCAAGCTCTGTTATTGACAGAACGCAATAATTGCCAACAAATGGCTCTTCATATTGATCTTCTTAGAGTAAATTATAGTTGTCATATCTTATTTCAATGAGTAACTCCaaacagaattttttaaatttagaaacAACATGAATTGGATCGTGAAAAGCTAGACCTCCTTCTTTCCCTGAATGGGAAACCTGTACcgaatcatttttttcaagGAGAGCTTGTCTTGAAGCAGCATATAGCAAAAATGGATAAACTAATGAAAGAACAAGCCTCTAAGTTGCTTGATGAGCGATCTCTTCTAAAAGAGGAAtgggagaaagaaagaaggataaatgaaaaatgtaaaaaagaattgaaacaaAGGTAAATATAGTTAAAACATTAAGTTCCATGATTCAAGTTATAATAACAAAATTCATTGAATTAGAATCCAGGACTTGAAGGAAAAACTTTTATTGGCAAATGACTATAGGATGCAACGTAGCCAAAAACACATACAGGACTTCCTTTCTGGGAAAACTGTAGATGATTTTAATTATCTTTTTGATCATAGTAGCACTCCAAGTGCTCGAGGCACGAGAGTGGAGCATTGCACTGATCAGGAAATTAAGAGATTACGAGTAAAATTCTTTAACCAAAACATTTTGCATTACATTTAACTGATTTTGATATTACAGAAAAAGGTTGTTGAACTCGAAAAAGAAACGGAATCGTATCACAAAAAATTGACAGCGCAGAACAATATGgttcaagaaattaaggatGAATCTCAAAAGAGAGCAGACAAATTCCAAGtagaaaaaatttgcataattTACAAGCTATGTTAACTAAACcgtatttttatttccagACCCAAACTAAGTCTATGAAAGAAATGATGGAGCGattaaaagaggaaaacaatcAGTTGAATAAACGTAGGCTAATAGAAGGTTCCGGTTTTCGCAACGAAGTTAAATTATTAAAGGATCAACTTGACAGAACTCAACGCCAGCTATGTTTCTTAACTTTGCGAAAGTGTGAAGGATGAATTATCC
Proteins encoded in this region:
- the LOC116921456 gene encoding lysine-specific demethylase 5C isoform X2, yielding MSAEFEFRPPPAAPTYHPSVQEFQDALAYIAKIRPEAEKYGICKIKPPPGWQPPFAVDVDNCKFTPRIQRLNELEAHTRIKLNFLDKIARFWELQGSSLRIPVVDKKALDLFTLHKLVQEEGGMELITKERRWTTLATKMGLKTANNKGIGGILRTHYERVVYPYVIFETGKNTKKVNVGNSKIKVEDEHKDKDYVPHHIPSRMAVKPPPPTKKSRRNRHFTHTEKEGVETTDRVTRGQVENIDEFDPLEKYVCHNCGRGDAEEAMLLCDGCDDSYHTFCLNPPLNEIPKGDWRCPCCVAEEVSKPTEAFGFEQATKEYTLQTFGEMADQFKADYFNMPGHLVPTSAVEKEFWRIVSSIDEDVVVEYGADLHSMDHGSGFPTLNSRHLLSGDEEYATSGWNLNNLPNVEGSVLCYINADISGMKVPWMYVGMCFSAFCWHNEDHWSYSINYLHWGEHKTWYGVPGDGAVRFEEAMSSAAPELFKSQPDLLHQLVTIMNPNILMDAGVPIYRTDQAAGEFVITFPRAYHAGFNQGYNFAEAVNFTPSDWLDKGRDCVENYSQLHRFCVFSHDELVCKIASSASELNLEIATVAYKDMLKMVESEQELRKNLLAWGVKDSEREAFELLPDDERQCDHCKTTCFLSALTCSCVEDKLVCLRHIKLLCECPPEKHTLRYRYTMEELQGLLLKIQGKVETFNSWAAKLREALKGQGDDRIELAALKALLQEAEEHKFPGTELVLSLREAVESAEKCTMVAQQLMSSKVRTRTRLQGEAKCRLTLEELQLFVQQLKKLPCKLPESEAIHELFKNVTEFQKEARLLLEPLVDTQSIPELEVLQKCLERGATLGIDLPEIARLKLQAEWMGKYRDLLGTNPMWDPDVIPSGDRDATEEEEAGEVSLDSLRELLELGVGLPPHPVLEKSLAKLQGLLEMSEKIEDKASNFLQAKPRLPLSSADMIIKEVVLLPTYLPSVAALTEAAKKARDWMTRLEILQKLEYSPYLEALESLMSKAKTIAVKLDSLDELENQIAAAHAWRERTAKTFLRKNSYYSLIEVLSPKLDVLVVTRFRRRRPKEDPFNPVNVTHVIAVEAEKKEDPRLIVEAFKESESSELTSFKRIRVQNIQKKVHDDQGLAHYCVCQGKAQGGMIECALCKEWFHLSCLRGAKQQGPGAKNKANGEGNLISGMKDGRYLCGYCCRSRRPRLETILSLLVSLQKLPVRLPEGEALQCLTERAMNWQDRARQLLSTEELTTCLSQLSATLQRATDAAARKKADNKTSQNDLSKLPTSEHRDLFSGSEESQDSEYTARDSIPEVVEQPPALSNSEHAYSSFSRDGSGCTTSNKKNVRKSPLVPRQLNSSVWTSPSNMSASCAQNVPLLSLSSQTVAKLEDLILEGDSLEVSLDETIHIGRILQAIKAPSEPPVMALLYSKDDEQDCDPNGDSFSKRKMQGKKRRLDSTGDKQQSKGPKGNKNAKPMKVNKKPRMMKKTDGKKRQSTNESENEEDCAADQCLKPTGKEVIWVQCDGGCEMWFHLRCVGLQARDVKANEDYICRRCAVKNPASVDVDIVDKDE
- the LOC116921450 gene encoding uncharacterized protein LOC116921450, whose protein sequence is MTDKNDDELPATRGALQKYKTMLEKCLREYEGLDRGLAALRFQLEERQQLESKIESLEENLRLTNGVLGRTQALLLTERNNCQQMALHIDLLRKQHELDREKLDLLLSLNGKPVPNHFFQGELVLKQHIAKMDKLMKEQASKLLDERSLLKEEWEKERRINEKCKKELKQRIQDLKEKLLLANDYRMQRSQKHIQDFLSGKTVDDFNYLFDHSSTPSARGTRVEHCTDQEIKRLRKKVVELEKETESYHKKLTAQNNMVQEIKDESQKRADKFQTQTKSMKEMMERLKEENNQLNKRRLIEGSGFRNEVKLLKDQLDRTQRQLCFLTLRKCEG
- the LOC116921456 gene encoding lysine-specific demethylase 5C isoform X1, translated to MSAEFEFRPPPAAPTYHPSVQEFQDALAYIAKIRPEAEKYGICKIKPPPGWQPPFAVDVDNCKFTPRIQRLNELEAHTRIKLNFLDKIARFWELQGSSLRIPVVDKKALDLFTLHKLVQEEGGMELITKERRWTTLATKMGLKTANNKGIGGILRTHYERVVYPYVIFETGKNTKKVNVGNSKIKVEDEHKDKDYVPHHIPSRMAVKPPPPTKKSRRNRHFTHTEKEGVETTDRVTRGQVENIDEFDPLEKYVCHNCGRGDAEEAMLLCDGCDDSYHTFCLNPPLNEIPKGDWRCPCCVAEEVSKPTEAFGFEQATKEYTLQTFGEMADQFKADYFNMPGHLVPTSAVEKEFWRIVSSIDEDVVVEYGADLHSMDHGSGFPTLNSRHLLSGDEEYATSGWNLNNLPNVEGSVLCYINADISGMKVPWMYVGMCFSAFCWHNEDHWSYSINYLHWGEHKTWYGVPGDGAVRFEEAMSSAAPELFKSQPDLLHQLVTIMNPNILMDAGVPIYRTDQAAGEFVITFPRAYHAGFNQGYNFAEAVNFTPSDWLDKGRDCVENYSQLHRFCVFSHDELVCKIASSASELNLEIATVAYKDMLKMVESEQELRKNLLAWGVKDSEREAFELLPDDERQCDHCKTTCFLSALTCSCVEDKLVCLRHIKLLCECPPEKHTLRYRYTMEELQGLLLKIQGKVETFNSWAAKLREALKGQGDDRIELAALKALLQEAEEHKFPGTELVLSLREAVESAEKCTMVAQQLMSSKVRTRTRLQGEAKCRLTLEELQLFVQQLKKLPCKLPESEAIHELFKNVTEFQKEARLLLEPLVDTQSIPELEVLQKCLERGATLGIDLPEIARLKLRIQQAEWMGKYRDLLGTNPMWDPDVIPSGDRDATEEEEAGEVSLDSLRELLELGVGLPPHPVLEKSLAKLQGLLEMSEKIEDKASNFLQAKPRLPLSSADMIIKEVVLLPTYLPSVAALTEAAKKARDWMTRLEILQKLEYSPYLEALESLMSKAKTIAVKLDSLDELENQIAAAHAWRERTAKTFLRKNSYYSLIEVLSPKLDVLVVTRFRRRRPKEDPFNPVNVTHVIAVEAEKKEDPRLIVEAFKESESSELTSFKRIRVQNIQKKVHDDQGLAHYCVCQGKAQGGMIECALCKEWFHLSCLRGAKQQGPGAKNKANGEGNLISGMKDGRYLCGYCCRSRRPRLETILSLLVSLQKLPVRLPEGEALQCLTERAMNWQDRARQLLSTEELTTCLSQLSATLQRATDAAARKKADNKTSQNDLSKLPTSEHRDLFSGSEESQDSEYTARDSIPEVVEQPPALSNSEHAYSSFSRDGSGCTTSNKKNVRKSPLVPRQLNSSVWTSPSNMSASCAQNVPLLSLSSQTVAKLEDLILEGDSLEVSLDETIHIGRILQAIKAPSEPPVMALLYSKDDEQDCDPNGDSFSKRKMQGKKRRLDSTGDKQQSKGPKGNKNAKPMKVNKKPRMMKKTDGKKRQSTNESENEEDCAADQCLKPTGKEVIWVQCDGGCEMWFHLRCVGLQARDVKANEDYICRRCAVKNPASVDVDIVDKDE